The window TCTTCGCCGCCGCTTCGCGCGCGGCAGCCGCCGCCTTGCGGTCTTCCTTGCGGTCGGCCTTCGACGCGCCGCGCTCCTTCTCGGACGATTTGCCGAGAATGAAGGCGACATAATCGTCCATGCTGCCGTCGAAGTCGCGCGCGGTGCCATTGTCGACTAGCACCAGCCGGTCGGCGGTGAGTTCGAGCATGTGGCGGTCGTGGCTGACGAGGATCACCGCGCCGTCGAAGCCGTTGAGCGCCTGGACCAGCGCCTCGCGCGCATCGACGTCGAGGTGGTTGGTCGGTTCGTCGAGGATCAGCATATGCGGCGCGTCGCGCGTGATCAGCGCCAGCGCCAGCCGCGCGCGCTCGCCGCCCGACAGCTTCGCCACCTGCGTCGTCGCCTTATTGCCCGAGAAACCGAAGCGCCCGAGCTGCGCGCGCACCGCGCCCTGCGTCTTGCCCTCCATCACCCGCGTCATATGTTCGAGCGGGGTGTCGCCGCCGTCGAGTTCCTCGACCTGGTATTGGGTGAAATAGCCGACGCGCATCTTGCCCGTCGCCGCCATTTCGCCGTCCATCGGCGTCAGCTGCGCCGCGAGCAGCCGCGCCAGCGTCGTCTTGCCATTGCCGTTGCGGCCGAGCAGCGCGATGCGGTCGTCGGGGTCGATGCGCAGGTTGAGCCGCTGCAGGATCGGCTTGCCCGGCGTGTAGCCGACGCTCGCGAGGTCGAGCGTGATCAGCGGCGGGCGCAGCTCGTCGGGGCTGGGGAAATCGAACGCCAGGCTCGGATCTTCGGACAGCGCCGCGATCGGCTGCATCCGCGCGAGCTGCTTGGCGCGCGACTGCGCCTGTTTCGCGGTCGAGGCGCGGGCGCTGTTGCGTGCGACATAATCCTGCAGCTTGGCGCGCTGGGCATCCTGCGCCGCCTTTGCCGCCGCGAGCTGCGCCGCGCGTTCGGCGCGCTGGCGCTCGAAATCGTCGTAACCGCCCGGATAGAGCGTCACCTTGCCGCCCTCGAGATGCAGGATATGGTCGACGACATTGTTGAGCAGGTCGCGTTCGTGGCTGATCACGACAAGCTGGCCCGGATAGGATTTGAGGAAGGATTCGAGCCACATCGTCGCTTCGAGGTCGAGGTGGTTCGACGGTTCGTCGAGCAGCAGCAGGTCGGGGTTCGAAAAGAGCAAAGCGGCGAGCGCGACGCGCATCTTCCACCCGCCCGAGAAGCTGTCGAGCGGCTGACCCTGCATCGCCTCGTCGAACCCCAGCCCGATCAGGATGCGCGCGGCGCGCGCCGGCGCGGTGTAGGCGTCGATCGCGATCAGCCGCTCGTGGATGTCACCGAGCCGGTCGGGGTCGGTCACCGTCTCCGATGCTTCGAGCAATTCGGCGCGCTCGGTGTCGGCGGCGAGCACCGTGTCGAACGGCGTCGCGGTGCCGCTCGGCGCTTCCTGCGCGATATAGCCGAGCCGCGTCTTGCGCGGCATTTCGATGCCGCCCTCGTCGGCCTCGAGCTGGCCGATCATCACCTTCATCAGCGTCGACTTGCCGGCGCCGTTGCGCCCGATCAGCCCGGTCCGGCTCTTGCCCGGCAGGCTCGCGGTCGCGCGGTCGAGAATGGCACGCCCGCCAAGGCGCACGGTGAGGCTACTGATCGTCAACATGGGCGCGCGCGTAGCATGTTGCGGCGCACAACCCAAGGGGCGGGGTGGCTTTCCGGGCAGGTCTGCGGCAAAACCGCGGCATGACCGACCTCGCCCCGTTCCACATCGCCTTCCCGGTCGACGACCTCGACGCCGCGCGCCATTTCTATGGGCGGATTCTCGGTTGCCCCGAGGGACGCAGCGACCCCGACTGGATCGACTTCAACCTCTATGGCCATCAGATCGTCGCGCACCGCGTCGATGCGAAGCGCGCGGGCGTCGCGGGGCATAATCCGGTCGATGGCCACGCCGTGCCGGTGCCGCATTTCGGCGTCGTCCTGCCCCCCGCCGAATGGCACGCACTCGCCGACCGGTTGCTGGCGCATGGGGTGACCTTCGTCATCGAACCGCACACGCGGTTCGCGGGCCAGCCCGGCGAGCAGTCGACGATGTTCTTCCATGATCCCGCCGGAAATGCGCTGGAATTCAAGGCGTTCGCCGACCTTGGCCAGCTCTTCGCCAAATAGGCGGACTCACCGATAGGGTGGGTGATGCAGCCCCTTGGGGCTCTGCGTGAAAATCTCGGGCCCGGTTTCGGTGATGCCGATCGAATGTTCGAACTGCGCCGACAGCGACCGGTCGCGGGTCACCGCGGTCCAGTCATCGTCGAGGATCTTCACCCCCGGCTTGCCGATGTTGATCATCGGCTCGATCGTGAAGATCATGCCGGGCCGCAGTTCCGGGCCCGTTCCCGGGCGGCCGTAGTGATGGACATCGGGCTCGTCGTGATAGACGAGGCCGACGCCGTGCCCGACGAAGTCGCGCACCACCGAATAGCGATGTTTTTCGGCATGGCGCTGGATCGCGTGACCGATATCGCCGAGCCGGTTTCCGGGAATCGCCGCCTCGACGCCGAGCATCAGACACTCATAGGTCACATCGACCAGCCGGCGCGCCTTCAGCGGCACGTCGCCGACGAGGAACATGCGGCTGGTGTCGCCGTGCCAGCCATCGACGACCGCGGTCAGGTCTATATTCAATATGTCGCCTTCGCTCAGCGTCTTGTCGCCGGGAATGCCGTGACACACGACATGATTCACCGAGATGCAGCTGGCGTGCCGATAGCCCTGGTAACCGATGTTGATCGGCACCGCGCCCGCCGCGACGATCGCGTCGCGCGCGAAATCATCGAGGTCGCCCGTGCTGACGCCCGCTTTGACGAGCGGCACCAGCGCGTCGAGCGTCTCCGCCGCGATCCGTCCGGCGCGGCGCATGCCGGCGAAGGCATCGGGGCCGTGCAGCTTGATCGCGCCGGTGCGCGTGCGCGGCGTGGTGGCGGTGACGTCGAGATAGGTGGTCATGGGTGCAAAATAGGTCCTTTGGGCCGCATTTTCCAGCGATCGCGACCCGCAGCACGGTCTCTCGCCGCTGCCGGACACAAAAAAACCCGCCGGAAGGCGGGTCTTGTTGGTTGCGGGAGTAGGATTTGAACCTACGACCTTCAGGTTATGAGCCTGACGAGCTACCGGGCTGCTCCATCCCGCGCCACCAATATGCGGCTTCTGAGCCGCAAAACAGCAAAAGGCCGGCATCGCTGCCGGCCTTTGAACTTGTGAATGGGTTTTTCCGTTTTTCGACCATACGCCGGCTGCAATGCCTGGCGACGTCCTACTCTTCCAGGGCTTGAGCCATAGTACCATCGGCGCTGTCAGGTTTCACGTCCGAGTTCGAGATGGGATCGGGTGGGTCACTGACGCCATGGTCACCAAGCAATGAAGCCGGCGTAGGTCAAAAAGGGTTTCAATCGATGCCCGTGCAATATGGACTGTTTTACAATCATCCACGTCGCGGACAATCCTACAGGACTGTCGTTGATGGTGGGACTCTTAAGTGCGAATAGAGCAATTAGTATCGGTTAGCTCCACACGTTACCGCGCTTCTACATCCGATCTATCAACGTGGTGGTCTTCCACGGCTCTATGAAATCTTATCTTGAGGGAGGCTTCCCGCTTAGATGCTTTCAGCGGTTATCCCGTCCATACATAGCTACCC is drawn from Sphingopyxis sp. OPL5 and contains these coding sequences:
- a CDS encoding VOC family protein — protein: MTDLAPFHIAFPVDDLDAARHFYGRILGCPEGRSDPDWIDFNLYGHQIVAHRVDAKRAGVAGHNPVDGHAVPVPHFGVVLPPAEWHALADRLLAHGVTFVIEPHTRFAGQPGEQSTMFFHDPAGNALEFKAFADLGQLFAK
- a CDS encoding ABC-F family ATP-binding cassette domain-containing protein; its protein translation is MLTISSLTVRLGGRAILDRATASLPGKSRTGLIGRNGAGKSTLMKVMIGQLEADEGGIEMPRKTRLGYIAQEAPSGTATPFDTVLAADTERAELLEASETVTDPDRLGDIHERLIAIDAYTAPARAARILIGLGFDEAMQGQPLDSFSGGWKMRVALAALLFSNPDLLLLDEPSNHLDLEATMWLESFLKSYPGQLVVISHERDLLNNVVDHILHLEGGKVTLYPGGYDDFERQRAERAAQLAAAKAAQDAQRAKLQDYVARNSARASTAKQAQSRAKQLARMQPIAALSEDPSLAFDFPSPDELRPPLITLDLASVGYTPGKPILQRLNLRIDPDDRIALLGRNGNGKTTLARLLAAQLTPMDGEMAATGKMRVGYFTQYQVEELDGGDTPLEHMTRVMEGKTQGAVRAQLGRFGFSGNKATTQVAKLSGGERARLALALITRDAPHMLILDEPTNHLDVDAREALVQALNGFDGAVILVSHDRHMLELTADRLVLVDNGTARDFDGSMDDYVAFILGKSSEKERGASKADRKEDRKAAAAAREAAAKIKKAVSDAEADLAKYEVVLTAIDRAMFDPAGAANEYKGLTMSELSQRRGKIVAAQQAAEARWVEASEALERETA
- the map gene encoding type I methionyl aminopeptidase: MTTYLDVTATTPRTRTGAIKLHGPDAFAGMRRAGRIAAETLDALVPLVKAGVSTGDLDDFARDAIVAAGAVPINIGYQGYRHASCISVNHVVCHGIPGDKTLSEGDILNIDLTAVVDGWHGDTSRMFLVGDVPLKARRLVDVTYECLMLGVEAAIPGNRLGDIGHAIQRHAEKHRYSVVRDFVGHGVGLVYHDEPDVHHYGRPGTGPELRPGMIFTIEPMINIGKPGVKILDDDWTAVTRDRSLSAQFEHSIGITETGPEIFTQSPKGLHHPPYR